A genomic region of Enterococcus sp. 12C11_DIV0727 contains the following coding sequences:
- a CDS encoding oleate hydratase, whose protein sequence is MKYVSGNYEAFARSRKPAGVDEKSAYIVGAGLAGLAAAVFLIRDGHMKGKNIHIFEELSLSGGSLDGKFIPHDGFVTRGGREMESHFECLWDLFRSVPSLEVDDASVLDEFYWLDHDDPNSSNCRIISNRGERVADDGKFTLSKKAQKELVDLFMTSEDKLVGKRIEDVFTEEFFESNFWLYWCSMFAFEKWHSAIEMRRYVMRFIHHIKGLPDFTALKFTRYNQFESLVKPLLAFLNDNGVDFQYETKINNIQVDITEKSKVAKSILLTRAGKTEEIHLTEHDLVFVTNGSITESSTEGDHHTPAPITHDLGGSWNLWKNLAKQSPEFGNPDVFCENLPDESWFVSATVTWENFDIEPYISRLTHRKLRTGKIVTGGIITIKDSNWLMSFATHRQPHFKEQNDQQTITWVYGLLSNTPGNYIKKPIEQCSGAEIAQELMYHLGVPEADIARFAQESCTVIPVYMPFITSYFMLREPGDRPLVIPNGSKNLAFIGNFAETERDTVFTTEYSVRTAMEAVYQLLDVERGVPEVFASAYDLRTLANSVYYLSDKQKLTEMDLPFVERKIVEKFVEKTKDTYIGDILKDADLL, encoded by the coding sequence ATGAAGTACGTAAGTGGAAACTATGAAGCATTTGCAAGAAGTAGAAAACCGGCAGGCGTTGATGAGAAAAGCGCCTATATCGTTGGTGCAGGCTTAGCTGGTTTAGCAGCAGCAGTCTTTTTGATTCGTGACGGACACATGAAAGGTAAAAATATCCATATTTTTGAAGAATTATCCTTATCTGGAGGCTCTTTAGATGGAAAATTCATCCCCCATGATGGTTTTGTTACCCGCGGCGGGCGTGAAATGGAAAGTCACTTTGAATGTTTATGGGATCTCTTCCGTTCTGTACCATCATTAGAAGTGGACGATGCTTCTGTATTAGATGAATTTTATTGGCTGGACCATGATGACCCCAATTCTTCAAATTGTCGTATCATTTCTAATCGTGGGGAACGCGTAGCAGATGACGGCAAATTTACCTTATCTAAAAAAGCGCAAAAAGAATTAGTTGACTTATTTATGACCTCAGAAGATAAATTAGTTGGCAAACGAATCGAAGATGTTTTCACTGAAGAATTCTTTGAATCAAATTTTTGGTTATATTGGTGCAGTATGTTCGCTTTTGAAAAATGGCATTCTGCTATTGAAATGAGACGCTATGTGATGCGTTTTATTCATCATATTAAAGGTTTACCAGATTTCACTGCATTGAAATTTACACGCTACAACCAATTTGAATCTTTAGTAAAACCACTATTAGCCTTTTTAAATGACAATGGTGTTGACTTCCAATATGAAACAAAAATCAATAATATTCAAGTGGATATCACAGAGAAAAGCAAGGTCGCAAAAAGTATTTTATTAACCCGAGCTGGAAAAACCGAAGAAATTCATTTGACTGAGCATGATCTAGTCTTTGTCACAAATGGCTCAATTACTGAAAGTTCAACAGAAGGAGATCATCACACTCCTGCACCAATCACCCATGATCTAGGCGGCAGTTGGAACCTTTGGAAAAACTTAGCAAAACAATCTCCAGAATTTGGGAATCCTGATGTCTTTTGCGAAAACTTACCAGACGAAAGTTGGTTCGTTTCTGCTACAGTGACCTGGGAAAATTTTGATATCGAGCCTTACATCTCTAGATTGACACACCGCAAATTACGAACAGGCAAAATCGTGACTGGCGGGATCATTACTATTAAAGATTCAAACTGGTTGATGAGTTTTGCAACACACCGCCAACCACACTTTAAAGAACAAAATGACCAACAAACAATCACTTGGGTGTACGGTTTATTATCTAACACTCCAGGTAATTATATTAAAAAACCGATTGAACAATGTTCTGGTGCAGAGATTGCCCAAGAATTGATGTATCATTTAGGTGTTCCTGAAGCAGACATTGCAAGATTTGCTCAAGAATCATGTACAGTAATTCCTGTTTACATGCCATTTATCACCTCTTACTTTATGTTGCGTGAACCTGGCGATCGCCCATTGGTCATTCCTAATGGTTCTAAAAACTTAGCCTTTATTGGTAACTTTGCTGAAACGGAACGTGATACAGTCTTTACCACTGAATACTCGGTTAGAACAGCGATGGAAGCTGTCTATCAATTACTAGATGTTGAACGTGGGGTTCCTGAGGTTTTTGCATCGGCTTATGACTTGAGAACATTAGCAAATTCTGTTTACTATCTATCCGATAAGCAAAAACTAACTGAGATGGATTTACCATTTGTAGAACGTAAAATCGTTGAAAAGTTCGTTGAGAAAACGAAAGATACGTATATCGGGGATATTTTGAAAGATGCTGATTTGTTGTAA
- a CDS encoding DUF2264 domain-containing protein: MEKFKSNDFMTKQDYQMALEEIIRPLRQKILESDTSGLHLGSSGAVYDQQRADMEALVRPLWGIAPAWRFQKDDELRDAYLTKLIKGTDPASPYYWGLIEDYDQYIVETAALSLTLLLHKKYVWELLSNTAQQNMINWLSQALVRKIPKNNWTFFKVLIRTALFHCGEKLDRKKLTEEFQLIDSMYIGEGWYVDGKTTQRDYYIPFAFQYYGLIYATFMKEEDPERAQCLINRAKLFAQDFIYYFDNDGEALPYGRSLTYRFAQGAFFSALIFADVEVIPWGEVKTILSTHLKNWLNHDIFTFDGRLSIGYHYENLVMAEGYNAPGSPYWALKTFLLLAVRHDHPFWEAVPIPVKKQGKKFVGKGNMLLMQARDGEHLLGFPAGMMVAGQAHAQAKYSKFVYSTKFGFSVPKAGTRYEEGAFDNTLAIARAGEGDFQAKGVTESYWLTEDCVYQKWSPFEGVTIETEVYPFEQWHLRVHEINTKVPLEVREGGFSLPLLGRKPQGQLGSDWSFVTEKDWLSQIVAIEGYDEALIIQPEPNTSLFFPRTSLPCLKKSLPAGEHRLICLVGGMIKSDKETRNNDKN; the protein is encoded by the coding sequence ATGGAAAAGTTTAAGAGTAATGACTTTATGACGAAACAGGATTATCAAATGGCTTTGGAAGAGATCATTCGTCCTTTGAGACAGAAAATACTTGAATCAGATACTTCAGGTTTACATTTAGGTAGTAGTGGAGCCGTCTATGATCAGCAGCGGGCCGACATGGAAGCGCTTGTTCGTCCGCTGTGGGGCATTGCCCCTGCTTGGCGGTTTCAAAAAGATGATGAATTAAGAGATGCCTACTTAACAAAACTAATCAAAGGGACTGATCCAGCTAGTCCTTACTACTGGGGCTTGATCGAGGACTATGATCAATACATCGTTGAGACAGCTGCCCTGTCATTGACATTGTTGTTGCACAAAAAATATGTTTGGGAATTATTGTCAAATACAGCACAACAGAACATGATAAACTGGCTGTCGCAAGCCTTAGTGCGGAAAATCCCTAAAAATAATTGGACTTTTTTTAAAGTATTGATCCGAACTGCATTGTTTCATTGTGGTGAAAAACTAGACCGAAAAAAACTAACTGAAGAATTTCAATTGATTGATTCGATGTATATTGGTGAAGGCTGGTATGTAGATGGGAAAACGACACAAAGAGATTATTATATTCCGTTTGCTTTTCAATACTACGGCTTGATTTACGCAACCTTCATGAAGGAAGAAGATCCTGAAAGAGCCCAATGCTTGATTAATAGAGCGAAGTTATTTGCCCAAGATTTTATATATTATTTTGATAATGATGGTGAAGCACTACCGTATGGCCGCAGCTTAACATATCGTTTTGCACAAGGCGCTTTTTTCTCTGCATTGATTTTTGCTGATGTTGAAGTAATTCCTTGGGGAGAAGTAAAAACAATTCTATCAACACATTTAAAAAATTGGCTAAACCATGATATTTTTACTTTCGATGGTCGGCTTTCGATTGGCTATCATTATGAAAATCTTGTGATGGCAGAAGGGTATAATGCGCCAGGTTCACCTTATTGGGCGCTAAAGACATTCTTGTTGTTGGCTGTGCGTCACGATCATCCTTTTTGGGAAGCAGTGCCAATACCTGTGAAGAAACAAGGGAAGAAATTTGTAGGAAAAGGAAATATGCTTTTAATGCAGGCGCGAGATGGAGAGCACTTATTAGGATTTCCAGCTGGGATGATGGTCGCAGGACAAGCTCATGCACAAGCAAAATATAGTAAGTTTGTCTATTCTACAAAATTTGGCTTCAGTGTCCCTAAAGCAGGTACTCGTTATGAAGAAGGTGCTTTTGATAATACCTTGGCTATTGCTCGCGCCGGGGAAGGGGATTTTCAAGCGAAAGGTGTGACGGAAAGTTACTGGCTGACAGAAGATTGTGTTTATCAGAAGTGGTCGCCATTTGAAGGTGTGACGATTGAAACAGAAGTTTATCCTTTTGAACAGTGGCATCTACGAGTCCATGAAATCAATACAAAAGTACCGTTAGAGGTTCGAGAAGGTGGGTTTAGTCTGCCATTATTGGGAAGAAAGCCACAAGGACAGCTAGGCTCAGATTGGAGTTTTGTAACGGAAAAAGATTGGTTATCTCAGATTGTTGCGATAGAAGGCTACGACGAAGCGCTGATTATTCAGCCAGAACCGAATACTTCTTTATTTTTCCCAAGAACTAGCTTGCCGTGCTTGAAAAAATCATTGCCTGCAGGTGAACATCGCTTGATCTGTCTGGTTGGCGGTATGATTAAAAGTGATAAGGAGACGAGAAATAATGATAAAAATTGA
- a CDS encoding glycoside hydrolase family 88 protein, with amino-acid sequence MSLQENKDKLIDLGEKVSPQWLAEQINWCITQIEKNMERFGTQFPSASATNGKYRIKANDDWTNGFWTGMLWLAYEWTGKETFLKRAMENIVSFQQRLDDHFVLDHHDIGFLYSLSAGAGYQITGSEACKTEIIQAADVLMARFQKSGNFIQAWGKYGDPKEYRLIIDSLINLPILFKAAEISGDARYSAVATKHYHTLLETVIKADATTFHTYYFDPETGQPSHGATHQGNSDESIWARGQSWAVLGIPLNEGYLQSKTFPENYAQIVDVFLAHLPEDLVPYWDFDFNDQQPSDKDSSSAAIVACGLLEAEALQVYPNAKALAKGIIYQLGEQYSAKEVLGNEGLLLHGVYAHGEGKGIDEPNLWGDYFYLEALIRLAKPEWQRYW; translated from the coding sequence ATGTCTCTTCAGGAAAATAAAGATAAGCTGATCGATTTGGGTGAAAAGGTGAGCCCGCAATGGTTAGCAGAACAAATCAATTGGTGCATCACACAAATCGAGAAAAATATGGAACGATTTGGTACACAATTTCCTTCTGCCAGTGCTACCAATGGGAAATATCGGATCAAGGCCAATGATGATTGGACGAATGGATTTTGGACTGGAATGCTTTGGTTAGCATATGAATGGACTGGAAAAGAAACGTTTTTAAAACGAGCAATGGAAAATATCGTCAGTTTTCAACAACGTTTAGATGATCATTTTGTATTGGATCATCATGATATCGGTTTTTTATATAGTCTATCAGCAGGTGCGGGCTATCAAATAACTGGAAGTGAGGCCTGTAAGACAGAAATTATTCAAGCCGCAGATGTTTTGATGGCACGTTTTCAGAAATCAGGTAATTTTATCCAAGCTTGGGGGAAATATGGTGATCCTAAAGAATATCGCTTGATTATTGATTCTTTGATCAACTTGCCTATTCTATTTAAAGCAGCAGAAATTTCGGGCGATGCTCGCTATTCAGCTGTTGCAACGAAGCATTACCATACATTGTTAGAGACTGTGATCAAAGCGGATGCAACAACGTTTCATACGTATTATTTTGATCCTGAAACAGGCCAACCGAGTCATGGAGCTACGCATCAAGGGAATAGCGATGAATCAATTTGGGCAAGGGGCCAAAGTTGGGCGGTCTTAGGGATTCCGTTGAATGAAGGGTATCTGCAATCTAAAACATTTCCAGAAAATTATGCACAAATTGTTGATGTATTTCTAGCACATTTGCCTGAAGATCTTGTTCCTTATTGGGATTTTGATTTTAATGACCAACAACCTTCAGATAAAGATAGTTCTTCAGCAGCTATTGTAGCGTGTGGATTATTGGAAGCTGAAGCGTTACAAGTTTATCCAAATGCAAAGGCTCTTGCCAAAGGAATCATTTATCAATTGGGGGAACAGTATTCTGCTAAGGAAGTATTAGGGAATGAAGGCTTATTGCTTCATGGAGTATATGCACACGGAGAAGGCAAGGGAATCGATGAACCAAACTTATGGGGCGATTATTTTTATTTGGAAGCCTTGATCAGATTAGCAAAACCAGAATGGCAAAGATACTGGTAA